The following coding sequences lie in one Vibrio aerogenes genomic window:
- a CDS encoding acyl-homoserine-lactone synthase encodes MSIHLLYKCHRENPSFIITKNDLFFTLKEHGIDQSRHLLKIILNVRLNQLRNNFPEMEHLNIASKINSEEYKNILGTPPGFLLDECYYIEQLVLYLYDDFAEFWCDFEIFCIKSRYRTDEVVARQSFFASYDESIYKSRLVMDIEKIESKYLTVYHHIPVSLPDAIVLCNLCTFIKKRKWYEMLYLLDESTNGCHFLLTIDSPISGVDLIVSTAKIQYWDQCQWLYFSPFFQSDNWVVMPKETTINDMVSSGLLNGCLDYSNASSFENDLIYSIPDKSKMCEIIRLTVSRINIDESFVLYLAQKRLVNILYEHHLLFGFIIVEQPLIVNYYKTLNHDEYLCTSKSNLLDTGNDTYKGIWLIDKLKKNFDRLSYDGYMDRVLSNENVNDSVKLEVLNV; translated from the coding sequence ATGAGTATACATTTATTATATAAATGTCATAGAGAGAACCCATCCTTTATCATTACAAAGAATGATTTATTTTTTACTTTGAAAGAGCATGGAATAGATCAATCTCGTCATTTGCTAAAGATCATTCTCAATGTTCGGCTTAACCAACTTCGGAACAATTTTCCTGAAATGGAACATCTAAACATTGCCTCTAAAATCAATAGTGAAGAGTACAAGAATATTTTGGGCACACCTCCTGGCTTTTTGCTAGACGAGTGTTACTATATTGAGCAACTAGTTTTATATTTATATGATGATTTTGCTGAGTTTTGGTGTGATTTCGAAATATTTTGTATAAAAAGCAGGTATAGGACTGATGAAGTGGTGGCCCGGCAGTCTTTTTTCGCTTCCTATGATGAAAGCATTTACAAAAGTAGGCTGGTTATGGATATAGAGAAAATAGAGAGTAAGTACTTAACAGTTTATCATCATATTCCTGTATCTTTGCCCGATGCTATCGTACTGTGTAATTTATGTACTTTTATAAAAAAAAGAAAATGGTACGAAATGTTATATCTGCTGGATGAGTCGACGAATGGATGCCATTTCCTGTTAACTATAGATAGTCCTATATCTGGTGTTGACTTAATCGTGTCTACAGCAAAAATACAATACTGGGATCAATGTCAGTGGCTTTATTTTTCTCCTTTTTTTCAATCAGATAATTGGGTGGTAATGCCGAAAGAAACCACTATAAATGATATGGTTTCATCTGGGTTGTTAAATGGTTGTTTGGATTATTCTAATGCATCCTCTTTTGAAAATGATTTGATTTATTCTATTCCTGATAAGAGTAAAATGTGTGAAATTATCAGGTTGACTGTAAGTCGTATCAATATAGATGAATCTTTTGTTTTATACCTTGCGCAAAAAAGATTAGTTAATATTTTATATGAGCATCATCTGTTATTTGGCTTTATAATTGTTGAACAGCCACTTATAGTTAATTATTATAAAACACTTAATCATGATGAATACCTGTGTACCAGCAAAAGTAATTTACTTGATACCGGTAATGATACCTATAAAGGTATTTGGTTAATAGATAAACTAAAAAAGAATTTTGATCGGTTAAGTTATGATGGATATATGGATAGAGTACTATCCAATGAGAATGTTAATGATAGTGTAAAATTAGAGGTTTTAAATGTCTGA
- a CDS encoding DUF3024 domain-containing protein has protein sequence MTVVVNLLQRQIEHRATLVCENRNKGLPVGIGKAGFEPVTNGVKFIFSHYKLDSSHCDYAVPVARIQWEDASSHWVLSVPDEADNNIWIPYPYLERSVDLTALIREIEKDPKSFFWS, from the coding sequence ATGACGGTCGTCGTTAATTTATTGCAACGTCAAATTGAACACCGGGCAACACTTGTGTGTGAAAACCGCAACAAAGGGTTACCGGTCGGGATTGGTAAAGCCGGCTTTGAACCAGTAACAAATGGTGTAAAGTTTATTTTTTCTCATTATAAACTGGATTCCAGTCACTGTGATTATGCTGTTCCCGTTGCCAGAATTCAGTGGGAAGATGCCTCAAGCCATTGGGTGCTTTCTGTCCCGGATGAAGCCGATAATAATATCTGGATTCCCTATCCTTATCTTGAAAGAAGTGTTGACCTGACTGCACTTATCCGTGAAATCGAAAAAGATCCCAAATCGTTTTTCTGGTCTTAA
- a CDS encoding HEPN domain-containing protein — MKKSLEHLPELKQHELRTMSVIFRNTMDEFVKHKQGSKREFRILKIILFGSHAKGTQVNDPENGYVSDYDILVVVNHDDAVEEDIIWQRAREEIDRKVTSAPLGLIVHSLHDVNERLQQGHYFFKDIREEGIEVFSAIPKELSLPGKLTEEEKKAIARKHYKQWIENAAGSLKVYRYTFAEFMIKEAAFNLHQATERLYACTLLTCTNYLPKSHNIEKLGKLCAQIDPEFKTILPLDSKFHRRSFRRLQRAYIEARYSEHYQITEDELDYLADEVLKLKGLVERVCLARIGE, encoded by the coding sequence ATGAAGAAAAGCCTTGAACACCTCCCTGAACTCAAACAGCACGAACTCCGGACGATGTCTGTCATTTTTCGCAATACCATGGATGAGTTCGTGAAACATAAACAAGGGAGCAAGCGGGAGTTCCGGATCTTAAAAATCATCCTGTTTGGCAGCCACGCCAAAGGTACGCAGGTCAATGACCCGGAAAATGGCTATGTGTCGGATTACGATATTCTGGTGGTTGTGAATCATGATGATGCCGTGGAAGAAGATATTATCTGGCAGCGGGCAAGAGAAGAGATTGACCGAAAAGTGACGTCTGCGCCCCTTGGCCTGATTGTGCATTCGCTCCATGATGTCAACGAGCGACTCCAGCAAGGTCATTATTTTTTTAAAGATATCCGCGAAGAAGGCATTGAGGTTTTCTCGGCAATACCGAAAGAACTCTCCCTGCCGGGAAAACTAACTGAAGAAGAAAAAAAGGCCATTGCGAGAAAGCACTATAAACAGTGGATTGAAAATGCGGCTGGGAGTTTAAAGGTATATCGATATACCTTTGCAGAATTTATGATAAAAGAAGCAGCATTTAATCTTCATCAGGCAACAGAACGTTTATACGCCTGTACCCTGCTCACCTGCACCAATTACCTGCCAAAATCCCACAATATTGAAAAACTTGGCAAGCTCTGCGCACAAATCGACCCGGAATTTAAAACCATTCTGCCACTGGACAGCAAGTTTCACCGCCGCAGCTTCCGCCGCCTGCAACGTGCTTATATCGAGGCCCGTTATTCAGAGCATTATCAAATTACCGAGGATGAATTAGATTATCTGGCTGACGAAGTTTTGAAGCTGAAAGGACTGGTGGAACGGGTGTGTTTGGCCCGGATTGGGGAGTGA